TTTGTTGAAAATGCATTAGATGCATGTGATCAAAAAGGAATCCTCCCAGATGTTCATTTAATTATCAAGGCTGTAGATCCTGAAAAATCTGATCCAAAACCATACATTTTGACTGTAAAAGATAACGGGCCTGGAATAGATCCTGAACACATTCCACTTGCATTTGGTACTGTATTGTATGGTTCCAAATTTGGACTTAAACAGGCAAGAGGTATGTTTGGACTTGGTGCAACTATGGCAATTCTGTATGGACAAATTACAACTAACAAACCTGTTACTGTGAAAAGTTCTGTAGATGGAAACACTCAAGATGAATTTGAATTATTATTGGATATTCAAAAAAACAAACCTGTGATTGTAAAGCACACTACAAAAGAAGTTTCAAAGAAAGGTCTTTCAGTGAGTATTTGTTTAGAAGGTGATTATTCTAAAGCAGGAAACAAAATCAGAGACTATGTTTATGAAACTTCTTTGATTACTCCTTATGCATCAATAACTTTTGATGATCCTAAAGGAGAAAAATTCTCTCATCCACGATTTGTAAAAGACATACCTCCACCTCCAACAATAATTAGACCTCATCCTCATGGAATTGATGTAGAAAGAATAAGAAGAATGATTGTTGAATCTCAATTTGAAATTCCAAATATTGATGATGCAATGATTGAAAAAGTACGAAAAGATCTCGGTTTATCGATGAAAAATCTTAGCTTTACTGCAATTATGGACAAGGCAAAGAAAAAATGGAAAACTTTGTCACGTCAAGTTAGAGTAGTTATTGCTTTGATGTCATTTCTAAAAATGGATTTTGAAAAACTAAACAAAATAAAAATTGAAGATATTGATATGCCTAACAAAAAATTATTTTATTGGGATTTTGGTGATTCACAATCAAAATCTGTAGACATGGATCCTGAAAGTTCCTATTTCAAACAATTAACTAATACTGTTCAAGGCGAACCTTTGACTACGTTTTTGACTAAAAGATTTCAAAGAATAGGTCCTACTACTGCACTCAAATTTGCAGAATTTGCTGGATTCAAACCTGAAAAACGAATGGGTACTATGACAAATCAAGAATTAGTTAACCTGAGTGACTCTCTTCAAAAATTTGACGATTTTCTTGCACCTGATCCAAGCTGTCTTGCCCCTTTAGGAGAAGGACCTCTAGAGAAAGGAATACAGAAATTTTTTAATCCTGACTTTGCTGCTGTAGTTCAACGTCCTGCATCTGCATATTCTGGATTTCCTTTCATAATTGAGATGGGAATTGCCTATGGTGGTGATATTAAAACTGGTGGGCCACATGTTTACAGATATGCAAATAGAATTCCATTGCTCTATGATGAAGGTAGTGATGTAGTACTCAAAGTTGTTAATGACACTGATTGGGGTAGATACAAGGTTAAAGGCGATCCTCCATTCATAATCGTGTCTCATATTTGCTCTACTAGAATTCCATACAAGACTGCAGGAAAAGAAAACGTTGCTGATAGACCTGAAATAGAAAGAGAGCTCAGATTGGGATTACAATACCTGTCCAGAAAATTAGCTGCATACATGTCTAAAAGAGGACAAGCTGATATGGCAAAAAAGCGAGCAAATCTTTATGCAAAATACATTCCTTTAATTGCAACTTTTGCCACAGAACTAGCAGGGAAGAAAAAAGAACCTAATTTTAAAAAAATA
This genomic stretch from Nitrosopumilus sp. harbors:
- a CDS encoding DNA topoisomerase VI subunit B, producing MSLIKEKFNQISPSEFFYSNRDLAGFSNPTRSLYTAVREFVENALDACDQKGILPDVHLIIKAVDPEKSDPKPYILTVKDNGPGIDPEHIPLAFGTVLYGSKFGLKQARGMFGLGATMAILYGQITTNKPVTVKSSVDGNTQDEFELLLDIQKNKPVIVKHTTKEVSKKGLSVSICLEGDYSKAGNKIRDYVYETSLITPYASITFDDPKGEKFSHPRFVKDIPPPPTIIRPHPHGIDVERIRRMIVESQFEIPNIDDAMIEKVRKDLGLSMKNLSFTAIMDKAKKKWKTLSRQVRVVIALMSFLKMDFEKLNKIKIEDIDMPNKKLFYWDFGDSQSKSVDMDPESSYFKQLTNTVQGEPLTTFLTKRFQRIGPTTALKFAEFAGFKPEKRMGTMTNQELVNLSDSLQKFDDFLAPDPSCLAPLGEGPLEKGIQKFFNPDFAAVVQRPASAYSGFPFIIEMGIAYGGDIKTGGPHVYRYANRIPLLYDEGSDVVLKVVNDTDWGRYKVKGDPPFIIVSHICSTRIPYKTAGKENVADRPEIERELRLGLQYLSRKLAAYMSKRGQADMAKKRANLYAKYIPLIATFATELAGKKKEPNFKKILENENIESKKTVDEENEVENQ